The Stigmatopora argus isolate UIUO_Sarg chromosome 1, RoL_Sarg_1.0, whole genome shotgun sequence genome segment CCGGATTCATCTGCTAACTTCTCAAAATCATGCCATACATTAGCTTTATATGCGAGCCATGGTGGACTACAGCCCTCAGCAAGATCCCAACATCCCCTGCACAGACGCTGGCGTGACTTTCAAGAAAGGCGACATTTTGGAGATTGTAGATCAGACAGACACTCTTTGGTGGCAGGCCAAGAAACTGCCCTGCGACATGGCCTGTGCAGGGCTTATACCCTCCAGCGACCTGCTTAAACAGTCAGTTCTGTccttttcctctcacatgtcaAAGATGTTGATTTAATTTTCCTAATGTGCGTGTTGTTTACAGGAAGCAGAGGGATTTGATGCCTTATCAGCTTCACACCTGCATACACCTATGTAAGTTCACCCTATTTTTAGGATTCCAACATTCAAAAATCCCTGCACATTATGGATCAAATTTACTACTGCTTCGGTTAACAAACAGATGCGAAGATGATCTGTACtccatgtgaaatatgaacaaaaaaatgcagcattATATTCTAGAACACATTATTTGCatgaccagacgtttcgtcgaaagacgtttggtccccggacgtttggttcccggacgttttgttgaccggacgtttggtcgaccggacgtttggtagaacggacgtttggtcgccgggttcgctcgctgtcaaattatgacagagagtttactgttgatattttgatattagatatttagatattaaactcactctctctctctcatgattataattttgagagatggtttcaacagtaacaacccggcgaccaaacgtccgttctaccaaacgtccgttctaccaaacgtccggtcgaccaaacgtccggtcgaccaaacgtccggggaccaaacgtctttcgacgaaacgtccgattACCCATTATTTGTGGTCTTAGTGGGCCTAGTGAGTTTGCAGactaaatgcatttatttttttctcttcacccCCTTGTTTCGCTAAAGTGAGCACGGTGGAGGAAGGTATGGCTGAGTTATCACTTTTAATTTAACAATACTACGCGCTTGACCCTAAATGTATGCtatctttattttcatttttttttttcacagaggAGGACTTAATGGCCATTGATGAGAAATGTGTTGAAGCAGGTAAATGGTCATCTAGTGCATTTATTGTCAAAGTAAATGTCAGATAACACCACTATCTTTGTTCTCTCTTTCAACCAGATGAGGAGGCTTTTGAATCTGGTAGGTAAGTCTTTGTTAAATGAATCAGTTCTGATGTTGGCAATGTGCAGCCGTTTTTCGTCTGAATATTAATCTAttatgtcttgtttttttcccccacttgcTCACTAATGTGGGACTCAGATGAACTCAGAGATGGTGAGAACTCCATGAAAGACCAAAATTTgggcatatttttttcttcttttaaggATTCATAAAAGTAATTAAATGTGTGTCCAGTGTGAGTCAAATGAATTCAAACTGATATTGGGAGGTTTTACTCTGTTAGgaatttttttacacaattctCCTGTGATTAATTGATTCAGTTTATGTTGAGGATGAAAATCaatattcattgttatttttttctgtcaacaaaGAAAGGGATGATTTTAGCACCAACGTCGAGGGAGTACACCTCGGTATGTCATTAATTGCAACGTTTAAATGTAATCGTTCGGAATGAAGCAGTGCAAAACAATTTACGTGTTCATTCTCAGCTGGTTTCAGACGCAGCATGCGTCTCTGCCGCAGACGCTTGCATAGCACCCTGACGTCTTGTTCTACACCGTGTTCCAATAACTGTACTAGTACCGTCAACTGGTCCTATGAAGAAGTGGTGCGCTACCAGCGCAGTTCCAGTGATGTGCACCGCCTCATTGCCTTGTTAGGTACATTAATGTCTTTTTGATTGCGCAAGACAGTGTTTTCGGTAAAATATAGGTAACTATAACAGTCTTCTGTTTTAGGTCCATCAGGTGTGGGTGTAAATGAACTTCGCAGACGCTTGATTAAAATTAATCCAAACACATTCCAAGGAGCGGTACCTTGTATGTGTCCACCACTACCCATGTTTTGTGAGATAACATATATTTGAAATTTGAAGGCAAAGAGAACAGAAAACCAAATGTCCATGTCTCCTGTACCAGACACTACAAGAGCACCCAAAGGATACGAGGAATCTGGAAGAGAATATCACTTCACCAGCCGGGACGTCTTTAACAACATGGTGCACAAAAGCAGGTGTGTGTGACTAGTACGTCGTAGTGGATCCAATAAATAACTACGAATGTGGTGTAACTGGTAAATAACCACAGTCTCTAATTAATTGTTTATGATATTTTAGGTGAAGGGACTGTATCAATGCTTTCTTCATCCATTTACTGAGATTGTTTGCACTCACAATGGCCTGCAGGTTCTTGGAGTATGGTGAATATAAAGGGAATTTGTACGGCACCAGCAAAGAGTCTGTCCGGGAAGTTTTAGACAGTGGGAAGACCTGCCTCATTGACATTGAACCAAATGTGAGTTAATTATTTAATCATatatttctttgtttatttatttacgtgtttatttatttatttgtttattggtgtgcgtgtgtgtgtgtatttattaaTGACCTATTGttgtgtctgtatgtgttttCACCTtatactgcaacaaagtgaatttcctgagtacgggatgaataaagtttaatctaatctaatcaaatctaattttcatacaaaaaaacatgtatacatgAATATCATGAAATATTCCCTTGTACCACATTCAGGCCATTCAGGCTGTAAGAACACACGACCTGCGTGCTTATATCATCTACGTGAAACCACCGCCGCTGGAGGAACTCAAAGAGACAAGACAGGACTCATGCGTAACCACTGACTACTATGTCAACCGCCCCTTTAAGGTGAGGCAGTGGATTGCTAGAATGAGAAGAAAAGTATGCATTTCAAATGACTGTTCAAGTCGTTGAGAGGAATTGTGATATGATTCTGACCTCGATACAATAGGATGAAGATTTCCAAGAGATGGAAGATGCCGCCCAAAAGATGGAGTCCCACTACTCGCAGTTCTTTGATTATGTGATTGTTAACAAAGACTTGCAGGACTCCTGCGTCCAGTTGCTGAATGCAATTAGGAAGGCGCAGGATGAACCACAGTGGGTTCCCACGAACTGGATACGACCCCAGACAGAGTCATAGAAAGAACATGTAAAGGTGCAAGAAAGATCTAACCTGTGTTTTCAAAGCAGTTTACAATGAAGGAAGTTTGCGAATCAGCACAAAAAAGTAAACAGGTGGGCTAAAGCCTATCCTGGCTGACTTTGGACTGAGATCGCAAGGAATAAATAGAAGTTTGCACCTTTGGGCAATTTAGTTGTTATTTAAGATGATATGAAGTTGGAATTCATGTGTGAAGAATATGCTGAGATTCAAATCCAGACCCTGAAAACTGTGAGGCAGGCATGGTAACCACTTGACCACTGTGGGATTTTTGTCTACATATTTATCATTGTTTCAACACAGTGATAcccatattttacatttaccatcaaaatcaaaagaatggactgcgattggctggccactgattcagggtgtgtcccccgcctggtacccgtagttacctgtgataggctccagcaccccccacgacacttgtgaggataagcggttcaaaaaacgaatgaataaaaaaagaatggcCCTTTTTCCTATGTAAACTGTTTAGGTTGTGATGTAATATTTGTATTGATATTAATAAACTGTTGATAAACAGGTAACTGCGCAGTACATGCCAAAATGCAAAATTGTGGgcagattttgttgttgtttacatccattttaaattgaatagtAAAATCTGGTATCATCGATTTTGCACTTCGAACTGTCAATAATAAAGCATACAAGTTTGACTCttatttgacttttattttgacaaagcCGGATGCTCGTTCGGCAAGCAGAAGCTACTTCCGGTTCAAACGCCACTATGCCGATTGCCAAAGCCGAAATATGTGAAACCATACGAGTAAAGCTTTAGTGCGCATTGCATTGGATGTGATGCCGAATGAGCATATTATTAATATCTGGAAAATAGAAACGAAATATGGACAACGGACTCCCAAAGGTAACGTTTCTATTTGCAAAGGAACATCTATTTCAATTGAGTGTATGGTAAAAACATTAGTTTTCGGCGTTCTTATGAAAATTTGCTAATGTTTACTTTTGATGAAAGCAAGGCATCTAGCTATCTAACAAGTTATAAACACGTGTTTGTTACTTAAAATGCGTTGTTATGCTAGTTTGTTGCTTATGCTGTGTTTACTTTATAGCCAATACGACCCAGGAAGCTCCCGGCTTTGCCACAGGTCAGTATAAAAATGAACTCTTCTATGCctcgtattattattattgtatttttttgtaaattaataatcaaatgaatcaaaacaCAAAACCGAGTCGttcttttaaatttgttcatgGAAATGTCAGGGGTAATAAATGAAATATATGTATTCTTCAAATTTCCCCACCAATTCATTTAATTGCAAAATCTCATCTAactttccgaaccgctttattctcattagggtggcgggggtgctggagcctatcccagcggactccgggccagaggcaggggaccccctgaatcggtggccagccgatcgctgggcacaaagagacagactcacacacatacctaggggcaatttagagtgtccattcagcctatcatgtatgtttttgaaatgtgggaggaaaccggagtacccggaggaaacccacgcaggcccgggtagaacatgcaaactccacacaggtggatcgacctagatttgaacccaggaccccagagctgtgaggccgacacgctaaccactcgctccaccgggctgcctaaTTGCAAAATATTCAGCCTATTTAGGATATTTGAAGAGTtttcttcaaaacaaaattcCCCAACTCAGAGATACATATTTACTTATGTTCCTTCCTTTCACATTTCATTACTTATGTCTTCTACATCTCAACAATTCTATTCATCCCACCGCATTTCGTTTCAGTATCATTTCGTTTTAGCAGTCATACACAaccaaaattacatttttgtcaTTCACTTCAAAACACTTGGGCATCCTAATCATACTAGCATCTCCGAAACATGTATTTGATGTTGTTCATTTCCGTTTTGGCAGCAGGACTCTAATTTTAACAATCTGTCTACGAAAACCTACTCTCATCCCAAATGAGCTTTTACCATTACATTTTGATTCAAAACCATAATCAAAATCACTTTTGACCCAAGAGCTATTCTAATACAGTAGTCACTTCTTTTACCGCCCGCACTCACTCCAAATAGGAAAGGCTTTGACCTGTGCCCTGAGTAATCCTTACTCCTGGCAGATGCTTGACCACAGATTTAGCTAAGGATTTATCAACAGTATACGTAATGTACAGCTTCACTTCACTCTTGTCTGCTTCTTGTGAAGAATGGCCAGAAAGACTTCGGTGGGTGATGTTTATTTCTTGTCCTGTCATCtgctataaaaataaattactgaTACAAATGCACACAAGTGACCTGTGAATCTATCCCCCGGTATAGAGAGTTCAACGAGAACTTGACACAGCTCAAAGGTAGGCAAGTCAATTTCCTCTTAAGGCAAAAATAAAGTTCtttgttcaaattaatttaatatttttttctcttatcgGGACACTGAAGTGAAGATGCAGCTGGTGAGTGAGGAACTGAGAGAAAAGAAATAATTGACCAGGTTATTAAAACTAATGAGTGTGACTTAACTCTGCTGTGTAATAGAAATGCGAAAGCTCAAGAAGAAGCGAGTGAAAAAGCAGACAACTGAAACTGATGACACTGACGGTGTGTGCGATGCTCCCGTTGAAATGGGAATTAATTCTCATCGATTCTTGCCCATTCTCATCCCATGCAATTCTATTCAGATCAAGGAATGCAGATGGAAGGTCAGGGCAGTGGGCAGACATTGCAGCCCAAGGACCAGCTTTCGTTTGATGCAACCACAGATGCACCTCTgcaaaggaagaaaaagaagaaaaagacagcAACCCTAGGTAGAGTCAGACCAAACAGAAGGAATGACCCTCTCTTAGTGTCACTTTGAAGGCTGGAATTATGCTCCATGACCAAGTGCCAATTACAATCCCTGTAACCGTCCATCCATTGTGTATTTTTCAAGTGACACATTTTATAGGAAGGAACAGCATGGCTAATAATACTTTGTCATACATCCTCATTTAAATCCAAATGTGGTAAAGGTAGACTTTAGCTATTTTTGACTGATCTTAAGATTTTGATCAGGACTATATATGTAATTGCTCATCATTTTAACTCATAAATTTAGGGGTATAAATATATTGATACATAAGTAAGGGTCCCTTCCTGTTCAGAAGATATGGTGAAAtctgaaaataattgagaacGATTATAAAAAGTGATGCCGAACTCAAATTATAAATATAGAAGGGCGCAGTTTGTATAGAAATACGTATAATTATTATCAATTATCTTTAAATAAAGCTTCCGATCTGGAAGATGACCAAACTGATCTGGTAAACGGGGACACAGCGGATCAGACCACTGATGAGGAAGCagtcaaaaagaacaaaaagaaaaagtaagtacgtttgtgttcatttttgttgAATTGGATTAATATTACATGTTGCGTTTTTTTGCCCAACATTTCAGGAAGTCAAAAGTTGGGGAATCCTCACTTCCAGATGAATTGGATGTCGAAGAAGATGACATTATCACAGACATGTCATCTTATAAACCACAACATTCCCTGTTCTGTGCCCCGCAAGGACAGAGTCAGCCAGTTGGAAAGATCTTTGTAGAGCGGAACAGTGAGTGATGGAATGAATATTG includes the following:
- the mpp4b gene encoding MAGUK p55 subfamily member 4 isoform X2, producing the protein MRQAVEAQVLSPHSELGEQGLRQIFTDVVEEVKRTLNPDIDGAQILHSLLNAPWLQSLLKVYECLQQYLRESPAPVLDYASGLSFQLLVDIKTLASCSEEAKELDRILRQPHLKALFSAHDTVAQKSYEPVLPPLSGDIPDEEEATRIVCLVKNKQPLGATIKRNEITGEIFVARVIHGGLADRSGLLHAGDRIVEVNGFPVDGLEPEQVIQVVAKAHGTITFKVVPITNRPIHNHTMLYMRAMVDYSPQQDPNIPCTDAGVTFKKGDILEIVDQTDTLWWQAKKLPCDMACAGLIPSSDLLKQKQRDLMPYQLHTCIHLLSTVEEEEDLMAIDEKCVEADEEAFESDELRDERDDFSTNVEGVHLAGFRRSMRLCRRRLHSTLTSCSTPCSNNCTSTVNWSYEEVVRYQRSSSDVHRLIALLGPSGVGVNELRRRLIKINPNTFQGAVPYTTRAPKGYEESGREYHFTSRDVFNNMVHKSRFLEYGEYKGNLYGTSKESVREVLDSGKTCLIDIEPNAIQAVRTHDLRAYIIYVKPPPLEELKETRQDSCVTTDYYVNRPFKDEDFQEMEDAAQKMESHYSQFFDYVIVNKDLQDSCVQLLNAIRKAQDEPQWVPTNWIRPQTES
- the mpp4b gene encoding MAGUK p55 subfamily member 4 isoform X1; this encodes MRQAVEAQVLSPHSELGEQGLRQIFTDVVEEVKRTLNPDIDGAQILHSLLNAPWLQSLLKVYECLQQYLRESPAPVLDYASGLSFQLLVDIKTLASCSEEAKELDRILRQPHLKALFSAHDTVAQKSYEPVLPPLSGDIPDEEEATRIVCLVKNKQPLGATIKRNEITGEIFVARVIHGGLADRSGLLHAGDRIVEVNGFPVDGLEPEQVIQVVQAKAHGTITFKVVPITNRPIHNHTMLYMRAMVDYSPQQDPNIPCTDAGVTFKKGDILEIVDQTDTLWWQAKKLPCDMACAGLIPSSDLLKQKQRDLMPYQLHTCIHLLSTVEEEEDLMAIDEKCVEADEEAFESDELRDERDDFSTNVEGVHLAGFRRSMRLCRRRLHSTLTSCSTPCSNNCTSTVNWSYEEVVRYQRSSSDVHRLIALLGPSGVGVNELRRRLIKINPNTFQGAVPYTTRAPKGYEESGREYHFTSRDVFNNMVHKSRFLEYGEYKGNLYGTSKESVREVLDSGKTCLIDIEPNAIQAVRTHDLRAYIIYVKPPPLEELKETRQDSCVTTDYYVNRPFKDEDFQEMEDAAQKMESHYSQFFDYVIVNKDLQDSCVQLLNAIRKAQDEPQWVPTNWIRPQTES